The proteins below come from a single Candidatus Methanoperedens sp. genomic window:
- a CDS encoding site-specific DNA-methyltransferase, with translation MTKNNIETYLNKVFLKDIMDILKELPDKCVDMVYGDPDYNVGIEYGDKSYTKSFDEYIEWYIELARESLRVLKDDGNMFLINYPKQNAHLRVKYLDTICYEVSDYVWVYNTNVGHSPNRFTTAHRSILHCRKTKDNKFFKDSVAVPYKNPNDRRILSNLANGSKGRMPYDWFYFDLVKNVSKEKTFHACQIPQKLSEMLIKSCTMPPSDIVLILFGGSGSEIEVCKALNRQYISAEIDEKYYEMILDRLSKGRIEERYRLKLNGDEIKNFHTQPTQLTLNEE, from the coding sequence ATGACTAAGAATAATATTGAAACTTACCTAAATAAAGTGTTCTTAAAAGATATCATGGATATTTTGAAAGAACTCCCGGATAAGTGTGTTGATATGGTTTATGGTGACCCTGATTATAATGTAGGTATAGAGTACGGAGATAAATCATATACGAAATCTTTTGACGAATATATTGAGTGGTATATCGAATTAGCGAGGGAATCTTTAAGGGTTTTAAAAGATGATGGCAACATGTTTTTGATAAATTACCCTAAACAAAATGCCCACTTGCGAGTAAAATATCTAGATACGATATGCTATGAAGTCTCCGATTATGTTTGGGTATACAATACTAATGTTGGTCATAGTCCTAATCGGTTTACCACAGCTCATAGAAGTATTTTGCACTGTAGAAAAACGAAAGATAATAAGTTTTTCAAGGATAGTGTAGCCGTACCCTATAAGAATCCTAACGACAGGAGAATTTTAAGTAATTTAGCGAATGGTTCAAAAGGGAGGATGCCATATGATTGGTTTTATTTTGATTTAGTTAAGAACGTCAGCAAAGAAAAAACATTTCATGCTTGCCAAATTCCTCAGAAACTTTCTGAAATGTTAATTAAATCATGCACAATGCCTCCAAGCGATATTGTTTTAATTCTTTTTGGTGGGAGCGGTTCTGAGATAGAAGTCTGTAAGGCACTTAATAGACAATATATCTCGGCTGAGATTGATGAAAAGTATTACGAGATGATTCTGGACAGGTTGAGTAAAGGCAGAATAGAAGAAAGATACAGGTTAAAACTAAATGGAGATGAAATCAAAAACTTTCATACACAACCCACACAACTTACACTTAATGAAGAATAA
- a CDS encoding DNA adenine methylase, with amino-acid sequence MRSSAVCDFQNKPKMVQPSGIWYIDPPYHPLSPTSSFTSYTSNSFAEKDQIRLAEVYRELDKKGCIVMLSNSYSKFILEMYSGYRIEQVSAKRMINCNGKKRGAIPEAVVLNY; translated from the coding sequence CTGCGTTCATCTGCGGTTTGCGATTTTCAGAACAAACCAAAAATGGTGCAACCGAGCGGTATCTGGTATATCGACCCCCCCTATCATCCGCTTTCCCCAACTTCCAGCTTCACAAGCTATACAAGCAATTCCTTTGCCGAAAAAGACCAGATACGATTGGCAGAAGTTTATCGTGAGCTTGACAAAAAAGGATGCATAGTCATGCTGAGTAATAGCTATTCTAAATTTATTTTAGAGATGTACAGCGGTTACAGGATTGAGCAGGTGAGCGCAAAAAGGATGATCAACTGCAATGGGAAGAAGAGAGGAGCGATACCCGAGGCTGTGGTTTTGAATTATTAG
- a CDS encoding DNA adenine methylase: MQPSDFLNFDPPYHPLSPTSSFTSYTSASFSEKDQRRLAEVYRRLDKKGCLLMLSNSYSDFILELYGGYRIEQVSAKRMINCNGKKRGAIPEAVVMNY; this comes from the coding sequence GTGCAACCATCTGATTTCTTGAATTTCGACCCTCCCTATCATCCGCTTTCCCCAACTTCCAGCTTTACAAGCTATACAAGCGCCTCATTCTCAGAAAAAGACCAGCGCCGATTGGCAGAAGTTTATCGCCGACTCGATAAAAAAGGATGCCTCCTCATGCTGAGCAACAGCTATTCCGACTTTATTTTAGAGCTGTATGGCGGTTACAGGATTGAGCAGGTGAGCGCCAAGAGGATGATTAACTGCAATGGGAAGAAAAGAGGGGCAATACCGGAAGCGGTTGTGATGAATTATTAG
- a CDS encoding PIN domain-containing protein, whose product MRAYLDTSALVVYCFGRKLEPERYKSVKALFDKINSQEITGVVSFYSLHELFIFAIENFSQDISRSIGKKALEEILKNRVEIIPLLNREQRIRYSSSIKLNDASDIPHAILALMEKCDCIVTYDAHFDDINTVIKINQPEELI is encoded by the coding sequence GTGCGTGCGTATCTGGATACTTCGGCACTTGTAGTTTACTGTTTTGGCAGGAAGTTAGAGCCAGAGAGATACAAATCTGTAAAGGCTTTATTTGATAAAATAAATTCGCAGGAGATTACAGGAGTAGTATCTTTTTATTCACTTCACGAACTGTTCATTTTTGCAATAGAAAATTTTTCACAAGATATCTCAAGAAGTATCGGTAAAAAAGCGCTTGAAGAGATATTGAAAAATCGGGTTGAGATTATACCTCTTCTTAATAGGGAGCAAAGGATTCGATATTCCAGTAGTATAAAGCTAAATGATGCTTCGGATATACCGCATGCGATATTAGCCCTTATGGAAAAATGTGACTGCATTGTGACTTATGATGCGCATTTTGACGATATAAATACTGTAATTAAAATAAATCAGCCTGAAGAGTTGATTTGA
- a CDS encoding PIN domain-containing protein yields the protein MKLVLDSNIIFSALIKKSTTRNIILSDVFELHAPEYIFSEITKHKELLLRKSKMNEEGLDALLLLLQKHIRLVPKEKYNEKMALAEDILKGIDVTDSPFLALALDLNCPIWSNDGHFKQQNKVEVHTTKELIKTISM from the coding sequence ATGAAATTAGTACTGGATTCGAACATCATTTTTTCGGCTCTGATTAAAAAGTCAACTACAAGAAACATAATTCTCAGCGATGTATTTGAACTGCATGCGCCTGAATATATTTTTAGCGAGATAACGAAGCATAAGGAACTCCTGTTGAGGAAATCCAAAATGAATGAGGAAGGACTTGATGCTCTTCTTTTGCTTTTACAGAAGCATATCCGGTTAGTGCCGAAAGAAAAATACAATGAGAAGATGGCTCTGGCTGAGGATATTTTAAAGGGTATTGATGTAACAGATTCGCCTTTTTTGGCTCTGGCATTGGATTTGAATTGCCCGATATGGAGCAATGATGGGCACTTTAAACAACAAAATAAAGTTGAGGTACATACAACAAAAGAGTTGATAAAGACGATTAGTATGTAG
- a CDS encoding DUF433 domain-containing protein: MEERIVVNPKIMVGKPIIKGTRIPVDAILRRLADGMSISEILEEYPNITEEDIRAALRYVSEVVAGEEIIPMVETA, translated from the coding sequence ATGGAAGAAAGAATAGTTGTAAACCCAAAAATAATGGTTGGGAAACCTATTATTAAAGGCACAAGAATTCCCGTGGATGCCATACTAAGAAGGTTGGCTGACGGGATGAGCATAAGCGAAATCCTCGAAGAATATCCGAATATCACGGAAGAGGATATCAGGGCAGCACTCAGGTATGTTTCAGAGGTTGTAGCCGGAGAAGAAATAATCCCGATGGTGGAAACTGCTTGA
- a CDS encoding DUF5615 family PIN-like protein, whose protein sequence is MKLKFLIDECTGKRLSLLLKNAGYDVIFVGDWKPSASDEKVLQKANDDARILITDDKDFGELVFRLEKPSSGVILIRTSTTNPYTRFHLLENLLKSTDVNEKFVVLKDTVIKIRDTYRNT, encoded by the coding sequence TTGAAACTCAAATTTCTAATAGATGAGTGCACAGGTAAAAGACTCTCGCTCCTTTTGAAGAATGCGGGATACGATGTTATTTTTGTTGGAGACTGGAAACCTTCGGCATCCGATGAAAAAGTTCTCCAAAAAGCAAATGACGATGCGAGAATTTTAATAACAGACGATAAAGATTTTGGCGAACTTGTTTTCAGACTGGAAAAACCATCCAGCGGCGTCATACTGATACGAACTTCAACTACCAATCCTTATACAAGGTTTCATCTGCTTGAGAACCTTTTAAAATCAACCGATGTTAATGAAAAATTTGTTGTTCTGAAAGATACTGTCATAAAAATAAGGGATACTTACAGAAATACATAG
- a CDS encoding type II toxin-antitoxin system HicB family antitoxin gives MILEYINAALEKAKYEIIEDEEPYYGEVPGLKGIWATGKTLEECRRNLAETIEGWIILRLKKGLLIPSIGHKKFKEPKVIGTLGEINAALMETAC, from the coding sequence ATGATACTCGAATACATAAATGCGGCGCTAGAAAAAGCGAAATATGAAATAATCGAAGACGAAGAACCTTATTACGGGGAAGTCCCGGGACTGAAGGGAATCTGGGCAACCGGCAAAACCCTTGAAGAGTGCAGAAGAAATCTTGCTGAGACAATCGAAGGATGGATAATCCTGAGATTGAAAAAAGGGCTTCTTATACCCTCTATTGGACATAAGAAATTTAAAGAACCAAAGGTGATTGGCACTCTTGGCGAAATTAATGCCGCTCTCATGGAAACAGCTTGTTAA
- a CDS encoding dihydromethanopterin reductase (acceptor) produces the protein MNLAWGITGAGHFLHESFEVIKELKQKNQEHKVTTFLSRAAEEVVRMYGLAGELSNISGGGYLEECFYEREQGTSFPKAGRFLLQRYDALVVTPATSNTTAKLVYGIADTLVTNAVAQAVKGGVPVFIVPVDIAGKIESQMPYFIDREICMRCELCPPALQCERHAITDQIDLLLCDGCGLCVRLCSYGAIRGGMAKLKVRDVDSKNVRKLQKLKGITVLNHPRKILNVIGRNNNYQ, from the coding sequence ATGAATCTCGCATGGGGCATCACAGGCGCAGGACACTTCCTGCATGAAAGCTTTGAGGTCATAAAAGAGCTAAAGCAAAAAAACCAGGAGCACAAAGTCACCACTTTCTTATCGCGCGCAGCCGAAGAGGTGGTCAGGATGTACGGGCTGGCAGGCGAGCTTTCAAATATCTCAGGCGGTGGCTACCTTGAGGAGTGCTTTTACGAACGCGAGCAGGGAACAAGCTTCCCCAAAGCAGGCAGGTTCCTGCTGCAAAGATACGATGCCCTGGTAGTAACCCCAGCCACTTCCAACACCACAGCCAAGCTTGTTTACGGCATAGCGGATACCCTTGTGACGAATGCTGTGGCGCAGGCGGTGAAAGGAGGCGTGCCGGTCTTTATCGTGCCCGTGGATATCGCCGGGAAGATTGAATCACAAATGCCGTATTTTATAGACAGGGAGATCTGCATGAGATGCGAACTCTGCCCTCCTGCGTTGCAATGCGAAAGACATGCGATTACAGACCAGATTGACCTGCTTTTGTGCGATGGGTGCGGTTTATGTGTCAGGCTGTGCAGCTACGGGGCGATAAGGGGTGGAATGGCAAAGCTCAAAGTCCGCGATGTGGATTCAAAGAATGTCAGAAAATTGCAGAAGCTCAAAGGAATCACGGTACTCAATCATCCCCGCAAAATTCTAAACGTTATAGGGCGGAATAATAATTACCAGTGA
- a CDS encoding DUF2111 domain-containing protein, with product MAYTKIQISADSGAEEIAPFAMAVHELLGLPVTMRSLNKKGVRIEKGKILDNNYTGPVLEQVLKENKTIRLIPTSGKYTGIPVIVVPIRNGEGYGIAAIGVVDVVGTVDLGLVFGDFPDVVKQVHECVKARVTAP from the coding sequence ATGGCTTACACCAAAATACAGATTTCGGCAGATTCGGGCGCAGAAGAAATTGCCCCGTTCGCCATGGCAGTGCATGAACTCCTGGGGCTTCCCGTGACCATGAGGAGCCTGAATAAAAAAGGCGTCAGGATAGAAAAAGGGAAAATCCTTGATAATAATTACACCGGTCCTGTTCTAGAGCAGGTTTTAAAGGAGAATAAGACCATACGTCTCATACCCACAAGCGGTAAGTATACCGGTATTCCTGTGATTGTGGTGCCTATTAGGAACGGGGAAGGATACGGCATCGCTGCCATAGGCGTTGTTGATGTGGTAGGCACCGTGGATCTGGGGCTTGTCTTTGGCGATTTTCCAGACGTGGTAAAGCAGGTGCATGAGTGCGTAAAGGCGCGCGTGACGGCTCCTTGA
- a CDS encoding GNAT family N-acetyltransferase — MCFKEETFNKKQLRYLFFKAKSTVLVALMEGKLIGSVIILLRNHIANARIYSLNVHPAYRRAGVGSLLMDTALKILEEKGFKKITLEVGINNNAAQNLYRSKGFIMDKILYNYYKSGDDAFHLVRKL, encoded by the coding sequence ATATGTTTTAAAGAGGAAACATTCAACAAAAAGCAGTTAAGATATCTTTTCTTTAAAGCCAAGTCCACTGTTCTTGTTGCTTTGATGGAAGGCAAGCTCATCGGGTCAGTCATTATTTTATTGAGAAATCATATCGCCAATGCCAGGATATATTCATTGAACGTGCATCCTGCGTACAGGCGCGCTGGTGTTGGAAGCTTGCTTATGGATACAGCCCTGAAAATTTTAGAAGAAAAGGGGTTTAAGAAGATAACCCTTGAGGTGGGGATTAATAACAACGCAGCTCAGAACCTGTACAGGTCGAAAGGCTTTATCATGGATAAAATTCTCTATAATTATTATAAAAGCGGCGATGATGCGTTCCATCTTGTCAGAAAATTATGA
- a CDS encoding RimK family alpha-L-glutamate ligase: MKIACFVEAYNFKDKSEISALSKFKSTAELMGHTFEFIFKDDISKIPNYDALFIRAITDPSNSAYIVSRLAEQYGLKVIDDPHSIRTCSNKAILHDMFLKNNMPAPKSFLFTGDYSDETFDDIKKTLGLPVVIKTPYTRFSSHVEKADNKEEFIKISKRLLRKTRVLVLQEYIRSSFDWRVGILRNEVLYSCKYCIPKGGWKVKSKINGKNVWGDTIAISRDSISPELKEICIKLSKCVGDGLYGLDVKETEGGYKVIEINDNPSIYEGYEDAVDKDIYEKIINALVS, from the coding sequence ATGAAAATAGCCTGTTTTGTCGAAGCCTATAATTTTAAGGATAAATCCGAGATTAGTGCTCTTTCAAAATTTAAATCAACTGCGGAATTGATGGGGCATACATTTGAATTTATCTTTAAAGATGATATTTCAAAAATCCCGAATTACGATGCCCTGTTCATAAGAGCTATAACAGACCCCAGCAATTCTGCCTACATAGTTTCAAGACTTGCAGAACAATACGGACTTAAGGTGATTGACGACCCCCATTCCATTAGGACATGCTCAAACAAGGCAATCCTTCATGATATGTTCCTGAAAAATAATATGCCTGCTCCAAAGTCCTTCCTATTTACAGGTGATTATTCAGATGAAACTTTTGATGATATAAAGAAGACCCTGGGATTACCTGTGGTAATTAAAACACCCTATACGCGCTTCTCATCCCATGTTGAGAAGGCAGACAATAAAGAAGAGTTTATCAAGATTTCTAAGCGTCTGCTGCGGAAAACCAGGGTTCTTGTGCTCCAGGAATACATCCGCTCCAGTTTCGACTGGCGTGTGGGAATTCTCCGGAACGAAGTACTTTATTCATGCAAGTATTGCATCCCGAAAGGAGGATGGAAAGTAAAATCAAAGATAAATGGGAAAAACGTATGGGGAGATACTATTGCAATATCCAGGGATTCGATTTCTCCTGAATTAAAAGAGATTTGCATAAAACTATCCAAATGCGTTGGCGACGGGCTGTATGGTCTGGATGTAAAAGAAACCGAGGGTGGGTATAAAGTTATCGAGATAAACGATAACCCCAGCATTTACGAGGGCTATGAGGATGCGGTGGATAAGGACATTTACGAGAAAATAATCAATGCATTGGTGTCATAA